From a single Kitasatospora azatica KCTC 9699 genomic region:
- a CDS encoding SurA N-terminal domain-containing protein: MIRNSSIRRTLPALGALLAALALSACGSQPAHPGAAAVVGQDRITVAAVQARVAEFRAQAASLPTGQYQEQAGLVGATVSGMVFGAVVDHALASHELAVSDSEVAQLRAQQVQAWGGEPALEQMLLLKHAVPAPEIDAFYRQQLGLQKLAALNGQQIGTTEGNKTVHQLLAQASDELKVTVNPRYGSWDPQQAVLDSPTEAWLPQSGAAA; this comes from the coding sequence GTGATCCGCAACAGCTCCATCCGCCGTACTCTGCCCGCCCTCGGCGCCCTGCTGGCCGCCCTCGCGCTGAGCGCCTGCGGAAGTCAGCCCGCGCACCCCGGCGCGGCGGCGGTGGTCGGCCAGGACCGGATCACCGTGGCGGCGGTGCAGGCGCGAGTGGCCGAGTTCCGGGCGCAGGCGGCGAGCCTGCCCACCGGGCAGTACCAGGAGCAGGCCGGACTGGTGGGCGCCACCGTCTCCGGGATGGTCTTCGGCGCGGTGGTGGACCACGCGCTGGCCTCGCACGAGCTGGCCGTCTCCGACTCCGAGGTGGCCCAGCTGCGGGCCCAGCAGGTGCAGGCCTGGGGCGGCGAACCGGCGCTGGAGCAGATGCTGCTGCTCAAGCACGCGGTGCCGGCTCCCGAGATCGACGCCTTCTACCGGCAGCAGCTCGGGCTGCAGAAGCTGGCCGCGCTGAACGGGCAGCAGATCGGCACCACGGAGGGCAACAAGACGGTCCATCAGCTGCTGGCGCAGGCCTCCGACGAGCTGAAGGTCACGGTCAACCCGCGGTACGGCAGTTGGGATCCGCAGCAGGCGGTGCTGGACAGCCCGACCGAAGCCTGGCTGCCCCAGTCCGGCGCGGCGGCCTGA